Genomic segment of Salvia splendens isolate huo1 chromosome 12, SspV2, whole genome shotgun sequence:
ttcgtcagtccaaaaggcatcacaacgaactcatagtgaccatatcttgttcgaaaagccgtcttgggtacatcttctcgccgaaccctcagctgatggtacccagacctcaagtccatcttagagaagactcctgcccctcgaagttggtcaaacaagtcgtctatccttggtagtggatacttgctcttcagcgtcagtttgtttagctctcgatagtcgatgcacatcctcatcgttccatccttcttcttcacaaacaatactggtgctccccatggcgacacgctaggtctaatgaatcccaaatccagtagctcttgtagttgcaccttaagctcctccaactcttttggcgccatcctataaggtgccttggatattggtgccgatccgggctccagatcgatcgtgaattctacttgcctgtcgggtgggggtcccggcaatgcatcggggaagacatcgggatattcactcactatcgccacatcttctatcttcctgtctttcttctcctccccactCAAATAAAccaggtacgctggacatcccttcctcatcattgtagtggcttgcagcgcggagacaatggacttgcgtcggttcattgagattccgtaaaacctcgtcggctcttttcctggggtttcaaacgaaatttccctttctctacaatgaagggtaacgtggttctccgctaaccaatccatacccaagattatgtctacgctatccatcgtcattacttgtaaattatgagccaacaaattgagttcacctattccaaagttcacacacgcacaagatcgggatatatctatagtccctcctaccggtgaggtcacactcatagtgggttcagTCTTAATCGTAGGCAATCCCAAAGTATTCACACAagaagttgatataaaggaatgcgatgcacccgtatcaaacaagacaactataggcatatttagaagtgtgcccatacctgccaagtttccttgcccaaaggtttctttcccgtttgccggctgtttccccttcaaggcgtaggctctTGCTTGCGACGGtagtccttggcggcgttgttgcggttgaggtgcaggtagtgcctgggatggtggacggaaacctagctggttctgtctcattcccgttcccatgttctTACTCGGGCAATTTCGGAGGTAGTGGCCGcttccaccacagttgaagcacctgaGGTCCCGACACTCTCCggtgtggtacttgaagcatcttccacattgagggttcctcggcggaaagctTGCCCTCGGGTGAtaggtattctgtctcccgccattgagGGTGGGTtcttcatgtgttgtggcctcttgccaccatactgagtctgatcaccatcccacctcctcttctcttgatgacctgactgagcttgtaggggtgtcgcgtttgttgtcgccactacttttggtttagggagtgcatcttccacgtccagtgcacaagtcaagatctccgagtaggagagttctccttgacaagccaatgcggcctttatctcatccctgagcccggcccggaacttcaccgcccatttctcgtcggtgtccatcaactcgggcgcatatcgtgccatctgtgcgagggctcggtcgtactcagttacagtcattcggccttggctcagcgtgtggaattctaccaccttggcccgtctgtacgtctttggaacatacttgttatcaATCTCCATTTTAAATTCCTCCCATGTTAACGCTTCCAAgcgtgcaggattcatagttctttgccgagtctcccaccagtaatcggcatcacctgatagttgaaaggtggcgcaagcaatgcgctccctatctgtgcactccatgaccctgaaaatacgctcgaggccgcgtatccactcttcggcttttgatggatctccttgtccatcgaatttagggggattctgcctggagaacgtaactatgaatctttcctgctgaggcgggggtggaggtggtggtggaggcggtgcatccacgttgggtccttgtcgtggttggcgtacacgtcttggcggcattctgattcaatatccaaaaagtgttactacaattctcatccaaaattaccactttctcaaaattttcttataaaatcttcatgtagtataagatgcaacacgtaggatataaatcaaatccaaatcctcattaaaagaaagaaggttAAACGTTGTTTCTCAAGAGCAGTTCACACTAAAAGCAACAACTAAAAAGACATCGAACTATTTTatttctagactacgactcgatcatcttcatccataggcccttccttcggatcttcgtcatcgtcctcctcggaaTTCCCTTGCGGAGCCACCTCGGGttcctcctcgggatcctcttCGGTTTCCTCCTCATAGTtatcttcaaacccttgctcaccctcgtacatactcacgtacttgtcctgatacacgatcctctcttgcacatcctgtgggggctgctcctctcgagagtctaccagtgcacaatacacggccttccgaaagccagccatgtcgcccaccatgtcatcggtaacgggctcatgccacgtgtacctcctcgccgttctttcagcccactccttccagctgtcagggagcaattctattagcttctcaatgccgtcaagctctgtcactccgaactcctgagctgccctccagagggtgtcgaagtgcgCTACGAACTCAATCAACGGTATGTGATCCTTCTTTCGATACACTCTATActctctgagcaccctctgtgccctaagtctatcacgatcactccgtcgcggggttcggaacatacgcgccatctatagaaaaacagaaacaatcgCCTCGCATATAAAAACAGggtgcataaccgaagaagagagagatatgtgtatgcagacGTATCACTGTTCTAATTCCaagcccgctggtgttcaaaggccataagtccttatctactataggtccaagaagcactagtgaaacctctcacgtctaagttcaatcattcaaaaggccaacacattcacacgtaaaagctcacatcaacattcacgtcatcatagcatcacacatcagccacatgctttcatgtACACTCGACACACACTAACAGTTCATGACATACCATAACAGTTTGtaattcaaataatttccaacttttcacatcattttgtacccttccacatgcatcaatatttacttaaactttccaaaaatcattttcaaaacccaaaatcacaatttcctccacttccatatactttccaaaaattcaaaattttcattacctcatttcaggttgagtgcgatgagtccgatgttgagccaatgacacttttgaaaacttactcaaaACAGAAACAGACTCTTggatccagagcagaaagaaaacctaggctctgataccactctgtcacgcccgcatttcctaaggataggaagtacggtggaccgcgactagggggggATAacgaagcggggaagaaaaggggagaacaagaatacttgacccgaaaacatttaataaaaggaagttcacttcaaaacattgtactgtagcgacattctaaagttaaagtaaacagagtttaaatggaaacattgtatcggattacaaagcagcggaaaagaccaagagacagataatgccgggtatgacgacacgacaccatccaaaaggcaaagtaaaaacaccattttgactttaattgctcaacatccgtcatccccatcgtcgctcaacctgcacattaagaaaacaacatgcagggctgagtacttattgcactcagtggacacacgccaaagtcatagtttgtcatgccatatcagtgtaaccttggggttttaagtgtaagaaaataacccaagtacactaaaacatatttcataaattcgactgcgcagtcattttcagatattgccacccttattcccaccatcatacactatctgatccaacgggtgacaaggggcgtggccacaccccaggtcaactagaccggccaacttgctctcagatggctcccgatctcgtgtacactagcctgagggttcgcagcccaacagacccgaattcgattaaacatatgtggtaaaccacttcagataggtttcaaaacaaaacagttggcaagacaaacagttcatctccataaacatttccggaacagcgtccgtattaaagataacccacaaaatagtagggtagaaaagcacacctcaattgcttagcttttaaatagttcccttcttcaaccacaatttcctcgtaaaagatcacccttttgaaagataaataaatatcataattagagtcaggaaagacgaggtttaaacgacaatgcatgattcctacgtggatgacttcaacatctagcacattacacgtacacacacttaacaacatcttataagccaatcacacaaaatcacacgtccgaaacacaccacgcacgcacccgacacgcatacaacgtacccaagacgcgcacacgacacacacccaAAACACTCGCACTCCCGGTAAACCCGCAccgtgcaaacggctcacttggctcgggacaggttcgggaaaaaggctcggcgtctcggcctggctcggcatctcggccacctggctcggcacctcggccggctgtctcggccgtctggctcggcacctcggccgaccgtctcggccgcctggctcggcacctcggccgaccgtctcggccgtccggctcggcacctcggccgaccgtctcggccgcccgGCTCGGCACcccggccgaccgtctcggctgcCTGGCTCGGGCGTCTGGCTcggccctggctcggcacctgtctcggcactgaCTCGGCAccgtctcggcatctggctcggcacccgtctcggcacctggctcggcacccgtctcgacacctggctcggcacccgTCTCGACAcctggctcggcgtctcggccgctggccCGATCAAGTGCACACCCATCTTCCTCCAACCAACGATTCAcaaaccttatacgacattcacaccacacattctacatcccaaaacacacccgaaaacaCGAGATCAACCCttcaaaactctccacaacactgccctaggccgaaccccaaaactctcggccaacacacacaaaccacccGAACCAAACGCTGTTTTCCCCGAGCCATCCCCTGGCCAAACACATCCACATACCTCACACTATCGAAGCACCCAGAATCACCCCCATTGCACACAAAAACATCCCCCAAAAACATACATCCATCAGAAAAGCGCAGTtcacttacaaaaatcattataaaatcatccgacatccaatgaagctgaaatttacacaccacacagaagacacaccaaagtttacacagttaaaaattcgtactaaaaggagatcgtttgctcagtcaaaaaggggtcggaacccactgtcagtcacAACAAAAAACATActcaacataaacacataatcacaaagcctattcagcatctaaaacattcaaaacgtcctaaatgcatgtgttttcgaaattagcatgagttagggtcttgggttacctttcccggagagTTCAAACGTAGTTCGAACGTTTTACTTCCTCCTCCAACTCCGATTCACAACGAAAGATCACAACCGCGAGATTGAGTGAGATTGATTGCttgtgagagagagattgagagaagaGCGATggtgagagagggagagattgagagagaagatGGTTTCTTCTTTGGATCGGTTGTGAGGAGTGGGGAGGGGTTGAGGAAATAATGGGGGTGAGGGAGAGagatcgagagagagagagagagagagagcgagaaatcgagagagagagagagaaaattagttaattaggatatttaaattcatagcttaattaattatttcaattacaaaccatatcttaaacaagatatacacaaaaatttcattccttaaaaaaaacaatattttcGGATATTACATGTCTACTCCTCCAATATATATTCAGATTCCAATTCTTCCCCGCTTGATTATGTTTAATCGAACTTCATTCTGTTATATTCTTAGACACTCGTATTTGTATATATTataaatgagtcactcaccccttaaaaggtctcataagggggagggttatccacacttatatagaagaGATAGGATCATTACCAAGCCaatgtgggacaagatattaGAATTTTAACAGTATATATATGCTTCATTTTTGTtgttaatttatagtatatatgTACTAGTATATTCTAGAACACCAAGTGCATGCATTTCTTAGACGTTGGATAGTTGTTTTGTCCAGTGTTCGGCTATGGAATGATGTAAACATATTGTATAAATATGAAAGAAATACagtatttatataattatatactatCTCAGTCCAccaaaaattggtaaaataagaaatatatataggaaaaatgTGTAGTACTACCACTTTTTATTGCAAATTTTACAGATCAATTTTGAAGTTTAGTATTTATATTATCAAACTAAAGAGTTTGCGGAGAAGTGGTAAATGTACTTATAACCTAACCAAAGGTCAAGGGCTCGAATCCCACTAAGGTCAAATCCTGCAATGTGGGTCTTTATAGGTTTGATGAGGTTTGATGATATACCTTTGGTTAGGTTATAAACACGCTCAAATCCCACTAAGGTCAAATCCTGCAATGTGAGTCTTTATAGGTTTGATGAGGTTTGATGATATACCTTTGGTTAGGTTATAAACACGCTCGAATCCCACTAAGGTCAAATCCTGCAATGTGGGTGTTTATAGGTTTGATGAGGTTTGATGATATACCTTTGATTAGGTTATAAACACTTGATGGTTTGATCAAATGACCTTAATATGGTTAGGTTATAAACATCTTTGTCACTTCACTATGAGCTCTCTTTTGAAAATTGTatgaatttcaaaaaataatactccttccgtcccataaaaatatgggctaTGAatatggcacgagaattaatacaaaattggtaaaataagagagaggagaTTGATaaacttttcaaaaatagaattcACATATATTTTGAATACGGGTATAAcaaatgcatataactatagCAGcagtactagtactattttcaATGGAAAACTAAGTGCATTTGCACAATATGTGAGATAATAAAAAGGAACTAATTTAGTAAGCGAGGTTTGTAATTAACACTAATCGAGAATTATTAGAATGCCTAAACttattactttttctctatacatctctcttattttatcaattttactttaaaacacgtgccgaacacaaagtgcatattctttatgGACGGATGGCGTATTTAAATTGCTATTTTCCAAAATTAATAATGTTTGAGCCCACAATTAGTTCAATTAAATTAAGCCCATTCAATTCATATGAAATTAAACGCCGCGATCTTCTTCTTCCCGACGCCTCTGCACATCTGTCGCCGTTTCTTTCTCTTCCAGGTATGTTTCTATCTTCCTACAGTGTTTCTTCCACTCACAGAAATCTGCAAATACATAGCATTTATTGGTTGATTtgcaattttcaaaaaaatatttgcAGCTCAAACGCATATACTGTAGCAGGACGAAAAAAGGATAAATTAGGATAATTGAGTTTACATTTTCAAAAATTGAAGCTGTAGCATTTCACGTTAATGCTAAATGCAATCTGTATTGCGCTTTTGAACATTTTAGTTGTTGTGTTACAGCAATATGTTTACCAATGATCAGAGACAAAAGGAGCGCACCGGAAAATATGGATCTCCGAGATTGCAATATCTCCAGGTCAGTTTCCTATCTCAATCAAATGTTATTTTGCCCTAGAATTGTTCAGTTTTTCTAATTTATCGCGTATTTAACACGTAATAGTATGCTTCTTGCAATGATAATTGTCAATTGATGGGGACTAGGTTTTAGGGCTTTAGCTTTGTATTTTCTGTGTCACAGGAACTGGTTGCACAATTTCAGAATGCATCTGATGAAGGTATGAGTTATCAATCAATTGGTTGTATTTGAACTCCAATCAGCATTTAATATTCTGTGGTTTAAACTAGTATATGGGGACTTGATGATATTGcagaaacaaaagagaaagttGTTGCTAGTTTGGGGAACTTTGCTTATGATCCTTATAATTATACGTTCTTCCGCCAGGTTTGTGTTTTTATCTTATGTGGTTTAGTTTATGAAAACAGATCGTGTATTGGTGACACGAGCAACTGTTCTTTTTTCGTTGAGCAGCTAAATATTTTGGAGCTTTTTCTAGACTGCCTAACCGAGTCCAATGAGAGGCTTGTGGAGTTTGCAGTCGGAGGAATTTGCAATGCTTGTGCAGGTGTGGTTGGACGCTATGTAGTTATCATTTTTTTCCCGTTGCAATGATTTTTCATTCAGAATTCTTTTCCAACTTGCAGATCCAACAAATGCTGCGGTTGTCACCCAATGCGACGGTATTCCTCTTGTCATCCAATGCTTATCGAGCCCTGTTAGAAACACGGTAAATCTTCTTTGAGCTCTTAACACGTACTACTATACATTATTTACTCCACTGTCATCAATAGAAAGATTCCATTCAAGATTGTTTTGGAGCTTTGAACTCGATTTGATGTCTCTCGTCTCAATGTAGTTAAGGTTATGCTCATCGAGAAGTTCCTTAAAACGCTTGTATGTAGGTGAATTACGCAATTGGATCTCTGTACTATCTGTGTAGTGCAAATGCTGAGGATGAGATTTTGAAACCAGAGGTAGTGGATGCTATGAAAAGATTTGCAGCAGCTGGTGCGAGCTTTAGCAATCTAGCTCGGGCGTTCTTGGATAGGTACGTTACGTCTCTCAATGAAAAATAGGCTTGTGTTACAGCATGTAAGTATAGCAGATAAGTTTAGTTTCTCATCTCCTGAAATTTTGAGCTTGTAAGTTGGAAATTATGATCCTACATGACATGAATGAAAGCAAGAGGCTTATCAGATGAGAAATCGTGAAGATTATTTTCTCTTCTTAAacatttcattttgtatattttttattgtaaaatgTAAAAACTTATTGGAAAGACAcgtttctctctcttatttgaGGTGACAAAAGTCACACAATTCTACATAAGGTTTATAAATTCTTGCCAAATTTCTATAGAACACCTGTTTTATGAGTGTTTAtctcaaaatcataaaaaagggAAAGTGGATTAGTTTTAACTCTTAAATAATGATGTGATGGAGCTGCTTACTAATTCTGCTGGGCCCTCTTGGGGAACCAAACCATTAATcaatactacatccgtcccaaAGAAGATGACACACTTTGGAGATGTCACGAGATtgtaggagatgttgttttgtttgttaattggtgagagaaaatataattttataattaatgtgagagaactttttttaaaagaggaaatgtgacatcttttatgggacaaactaaaaaagaaagtttgaCATCTActagggg
This window contains:
- the LOC121757318 gene encoding armadillo repeat-containing protein 7-like, whose amino-acid sequence is MFTNDQRQKERTGKYGSPRLQYLQELVAQFQNASDEETKEKVVASLGNFAYDPYNYTFFRQLNILELFLDCLTESNERLVEFAVGGICNACADPTNAAVVTQCDGIPLVIQCLSSPVRNTVNYAIGSLYYLCSANAEDEILKPEVVDAMKRFAAAGASFSNLARAFLDRYVTSLNEK